The genomic DNA GGCCGGGACACGACCGCCACCCGCCTGGCCCACCTGCTCCTGACCCGCCTGGCACTCGTCGTGGCCGGAGGTCTCACCAGCGTCATCGTGGCCCGTGCCCTGGGGCCGGGCGATCGCGGCGTCTACTGGGTGATCGTCACCATCGCGACCACAGCGGCGGCCATGGGGAACCTGTCGGTGGAGAAGTCGCAGACGGCCCTGTGGTCGCAGGAGGGCAACCGGCCGGCGATCGCGGCGAACGCCCTGTGGCTGGGGCTCGCCGTGGGCGCGGCGGCCGCGGGGGCCGCGTTCGCCGTCGTGCTCCTTCCCGGTGCCGCCACGGTGCCCGCTGCGGGGCGCTCCACACTGTCCTGGGGGCTGGCCGCGGTGCCTATCATGCTGGCGATCGTCTACGTCAACAATGTGCACGTCCTGCGCGCCCGTACCGGGGTCGTCAACCGGGCCTCGCTGGCCGGAGCGGCCCTCCAATGCTCCGCACTGGCGGCTCTGGGGTTTCTCGGAGGGCTCACCGTCGAGTGGGTAGTGATCATCTGGACCGTCTCGGCTGTGGCGAACCTACTGTTGCTGCTGCCGTCTCTACCCGTATGCCGGCCGTGTGAGTGGCGGCTGGTCGGCCGTACGCTGTCGTGCGGGCTGCGCCACCACCCGGGCTCCGTCTGTCATTTTCTGCTGCTGCGGCTCGACATACTGCTCCTGAACGCCATGAGCACACCCACGGCGGTGGGGATCTACTCCATGGCGGTGACGCCGGCCGAGCTGCTGCGGGCCATGACCGACGCGGTGGTTCAGATCGCCTTGCCCCGGCAGGTGGAGTCGAGCCAGGAGACGGCTGCGACGTACACGGCTCGGACGATCCGGCTCACCGTCGTCCTCGCTGCT from Streptosporangium sp. NBC_01756 includes the following:
- a CDS encoding lipopolysaccharide biosynthesis protein gives rise to the protein MSAPVLPPAATVGRDTTATRLAHLLLTRLALVVAGGLTSVIVARALGPGDRGVYWVIVTIATTAAAMGNLSVEKSQTALWSQEGNRPAIAANALWLGLAVGAAAAGAAFAVVLLPGAATVPAAGRSTLSWGLAAVPIMLAIVYVNNVHVLRARTGVVNRASLAGAALQCSALAALGFLGGLTVEWVVIIWTVSAVANLLLLLPSLPVCRPCEWRLVGRTLSCGLRHHPGSVCHFLLLRLDILLLNAMSTPTAVGIYSMAVTPAELLRAMTDAVVQIALPRQVESSQETAATYTARTIRLTVVLAASSIIVFCLAGPFLVVVAAGPAFAACIVPMLVLAPGVAAAAAAKPAAVYLLRLDLPVLTSLMYGAALLVNLILNILLIPRMGVAGCALASTVAYTALAAAQVGWFVHSTGVPVRRLRPGAAEVREIICRLRGLLRAG